The Lycium barbarum isolate Lr01 chromosome 4, ASM1917538v2, whole genome shotgun sequence nucleotide sequence cgcaattgagtcgtaccttttaataaattaaaataatgaacaaatcacagtgatcataataattatatcaagattaagagtataagtacatttaatgaactagagaatttgttttatatattcagtacaaaaacacttatctctatttggtccgttcaatacatacaaaatgtattagcacaagaagacgaaactataccgttcccataatgaagatacattatattaatcttgggctacaatcataccgatagctttgtccaatttccatcttagattgtgaacataaattttatacttataagaaccgacgatttaatctttcgtgtataagctaaactctatacactaaatcatctactatataagtaaaggacacacatactggtacatgatctatttaattctttattaaacaatgaataaataattgttctataataaatactatatccaaacacatggttaatagtatatatcccaacacTGGCAACAGTCCATTGCTTCTTTGAGGACCGGCTAATAGGATTGTGACCAAGATAGATCACATGAGCTGAGGTAGAGGATCGGTCTGTGGATGGTGGAAGGCTTGTGCATAAATTGTGAGAGTTTGTTGACAGCAAAACTAATATCTGGATGTGTAAAGGAGAGATACTGAAGCTTTCCGATGGCTGCACGGTATTGTTTGGGATCAGTCGGGGCAGCACTATCATCAAGTTGCAAAGTGATTGATGAGCTTAGTGGATTGGTAACACCTTTACTATCTTGCATGGAGTGCTCATGTAATAGTTCAGAAATGAACATGGATTGTGAGAGAAAGAATCTAGCAGCACAAGGTACAACTTCAATGCTAAGAAAGAAATGTAGGGAACCTGGATCTTTGAGAGAGAAGCGACTGGAAAGGGCAGCTTTTATCTGATGAATAGCTTGAAGGCTGCTGCCATGACAACAATGTCATCCACATATACTAGAAGAAAGACAATATTACCCATAGATCGATAAATAAATCAGGAGTTGTCGGAGTGAGAGCGCATGAAACCAAAAGCCACAAGAAAggttttgagctcttgataccaAGAACGCGGTACCTGCTTGAGTCCTTAGATAGCTTTGCGGAGACGATACACATGATTTGGAAAGTTGGGATTCACAAAGCCTTGTAATTGGTTCATGTAAATTTCATCATCAAGATTACCTTGAAAAATGGCATTATTGTTGTTGAGTTGATGAAGAGGCCAACCGTGTTGCAGTGTTAGAGTCAAAATAACACGAACAGTTTTTGGTTTAACAACCGGATTCAATGTAGAATGAAAGTCAATACCTAGGTGTTGCGTAAATCCTTTTGCAACAAGACGAGCTTTGTATCTGTCTATGGTGCCATCAGCTTTCCGCTTGACACGGAAGATCCATTTATTGCCTACAATGTTGGGAGTTGGTTTGGGTGGTACAAGTTCCCAAGTGTTATTTTTGAGCAATGAAATTACAGTTGAGGTTGGAAGAGATTCGACAAGAGAAGCTGCGTAATTGAAAATTTGTTTGGGTTTAAAAATGTTGTTTTGTGAATGGGTGACCATGTGAGGCATGTTATGGGCAGGTAACATAGATGGATTTGTTTGAGAAGTAGGTGAAGTAGAAAGAAAGCTAGATGTTGGACTTACTTCTTGTGTGACTGATGGTACTACTAGACCTTCCATGAACACATCTGTAGTAGGCGTTGTATGTGTTTCCAAGTCAAAGGTAGATAGTTGGGTGGTTAATGGAGTGATGCGCGGGGGACGTGGCATTGGCAGAGGTGTAGTGTCAATAATAGGGGAAGAATCAATGGATGAGGATGTAGAACAGAGTAAATCATGCCAAGATAGTGTATGGGGCACAGAGGAGAGGTTTGAGAACATGGTTTGAAAAGGAAATATATTTTCCAAACATTTAACATCTCTGGAAAGATATATTTTTGAATTTATGGGATCATAACATTAGTGACAATGATATTTTGCAGAAAAACCAAGATTTACACAAGCTGTAGATCTAAGATCAAGCTTTGTTTTGGTATATGGTTTTAATCAGGGGTAACACAAGCAACCAAATGTACGTATGGAGTCAAAATTGGGTATGTTACCAAAGAGTGCTTGATAAGGAGATTTATTTTGGAGGGTAGATACTAGAACTCGATTTATGAGATATATTGCACATTGACAAGCAAATGTCCATAGATTTTGTGGGAGAGAAGCTTGGTGTAGTAGAGTACGAGCTGTTTCAATGATATGGCGATGACGCTGTTTTGCAAAGgctacatgtttttttttttttttggggggggggggggggggggttataagGTGGTGACACGAGATGTTGTATGCCGTAGTTTGTGAAAAATGATTTTAAGCCTTGGTACTCTCCACCACCATCAGAATAAATGGTGCGATTTTTGGTGTTGAAGTAGTTTTCAACTAAGGGTTTAAACTCTGCGAAAATTTTTGCAatgtcatttttatttttcatggTGTATAACCAAGTGTATTTGGTATATTGATCAACAAAAATGACGAAGTATATCTTATTGTAAAGAGATAAAATAGGAGAGGGACCCGAAACATCAGTATAAAGAACTTCAAATTGTTGCTTGCTTTGTAAAGTGTTAACAGAAAAAGGAAACCTGTGGCTTTTATTACTGCAACAAGAATTCCAGAACTGAAATTTATCTTTAATTGAATAAGGTAAATGATTAGAAGTCAAAATATTTTGTAGAAGACGAAGATTAGGATGGCCTAATCGACGATGCCACAGAGAAAACACTGGTTTGTCGCAGAGTTGGCATTGAACTTGCACCTGTTGAGGTTGTTGAGGACGCGATTGTTGTGGATAAGATCTATTGGTAACTTGGTTGGTACTCCAGTTTTGTTGTCCTTGCCTGTGGTTCTGTTTGTTCCCGTTTTGGTTGGTCATAAAACTGGTGTGTTGGGCCACTTGAGCAATAATGGTCGGCGAGATTTTCTTATGATCTTCGTGTTTGAGAAAAAGCTCATGGTCTGTAAGCTTGTCATAGAGTTCCTCATAGGAAATGGGAGTATCATGAGCATGAATGGCTGCGCTGATGGCCCGATATTCGGGTCCAAAACCACTTAATATTGTAACCACAAGTTCTGGATTACTGATCGAAGATCCTGCTATTGCGAGTTCCTTCGCAATTGAGCGGATCACACAAAGATATTCAGAGATGGACTTGGAGTCGCGAGTGACTGGCAAGAGAATCGCGGAGACTATAGATGCGAGTCTGTGACTTATTTGCATAGGCATTGTGCAACTCATCCCAGGCTTGCTTGGAAGTTGCGGCATTAGCTATTGATGGTGCGATGTTTGGATCTACAGAGGCAAGTAAAGCATTCCGAATAAGATTATCCTGACGAAACCAAGTTCTAAACAGTGGGTTGGCAACTTGTTGATTTCCTTGTGTGATAGTATCAGATGGGCAAGGAATCGAACTCTCAAGATAGCCTAGAATGTCATAGCCCATAACAAAGTGAGGAGTTGAGCCTTCCATGTCACGAAGTTGGTGCTGCCACAGAGTTTGATAGGCAGTTGGGAAGAGGGATTGAAGTAGATAATTTGCGTGGTTGGATTGACCAAAAGTGAAGGGGCAGCGGTCGATATATTGGTGGCTGAATTTTGTGTTTCTTCCATGAGTGAGCAATGAAGATAAAACggttagaaagaaaaaaaaaaaaaaaaaaaaaaaagaaaaacaaaggatCGAATGGAGTTTACTCGTTTGAGTTTTGGAGAGGCGCTGATACCATAATAAGATTGTGAAGTAGGAAAATTGTTTGTATTGAGTAATGACTaattacatgtatatatatacaacttTTGAGTGCAAACAAGATCCACAATATCAGCTACAATAATGAAGAATATTATGAGAAAGGAAAGACAATATTTGATTGACAGATTTACATTGATATGTTTCCTTAAATTGCTCTATTAGACATAGACGAATTGGCAGGTTGTTTATCTAGAATCTAGCTGATCATCATTGTTGAAGTAAACTTCATTGCTATGTAAACACGAATATTAAACAAAATAGATTACACATGCAATATTCTTGACACAGCCTCAAGATGGTGGTTGATCCGAGACACCCCTCTTTGTATTTAGAgcggattcaaaatttaaatttaacgAGTACAACTATTATGATTTTATCATTGAATTCATTgtactattattataattatgAGTTCACATTTAATATATGTTGAGATTTTAGTATATTtttacatatatctatatatatatatatatatatatatatatatatatatatatatatatatatactagtgtcACTTGGCCCATGCTAAGCCCGGACCCAAACCGACATTAAAAATTCAATTTGtagatatatttttttaaaattgttctTGAGCCTTTATTCTTGTAACATCAGTTTGAATATATACACTAGTGTCActtggcccgtgctaagcccggaccCAAACCGACATTAAAAGTTCAATttgtagatattttttttttaaattgttgtTGGGTCTTTATTCTTGTAACAACAGTTTGACGTttttgatagattatgtaaatattttgtaatctcttatTTTAGGTTAGAAAATTTGTAATATTTTATACTCTCCTATTTATTTTAGGTaggatatttttgtatattaaccaattcaaggaatgaaaggaaacTACGGAAAATAATTCTTTCATGGTATGAGTAGTCTAGGGTTTTTTTTTCCTCTCCTCTCTCCTCTCCGCTGCCCTGGCTCCGTCGGCTGCCACCTTTTTCCGCCACCATGTCCGACTCCAAATCATCTTTTCACCCCGCTTTCGCCGTCTCCAACATCCGTAATCACATTCCTATGGTTCTTGAAATGGAGAATGCACAATACGATACATGGGCGGAATTGTTTAAAATCCACGCCAAATCCCATAGGGTCATACACCATATCATCGTACCAGAGAAAGAGAAGCAGGCAGCCCCTCCCTCCGATGACGACAAAGAACTTTGGTCGACCCTTGATGCGACTGTGCTCCAGTGGATTTAGTCCACGATTTCGAATGACCTCCTTACTACTATTCTTGAACCTGGAGCAACGGCCATGGAAGCCTGGGATCGCTTCATCTTCCAAGACCATCAAAACTCCCGTGTCGTTATGCTAGAACAAGAGTTTTCCACAAGTGGATGGAAGACTTCCCGAACGCGTCTGCGTATTGTCAAAGGCTCAAGAGCATCTCCGATCAGTTAAAAAATGTGGGGGCTCCGGTTTCCAATTCCCGCCTTGTTCTTCAGCTTGTTTCGGGTCTCACCGACGCATTCAAGGGTGTGGGAACGCAGATTCGTCACAGCAAACCATTGCCTCCTTTCACCGAGGCGCGCTCCTCACTCGTTCTGGAGGACCGAGAACAGGCGATGCAGACGACCCACTGTGAATAACAGGGGCAAAAATAAACAGCAACAAAGGCCGCAATTCTGGCCGTCGGAACGGCGCTGGCCGTGGAAACAGTGGCGGCAAAGGCAGCCGTGGCGGCAGCCGTGGTCACAGCGGCGGAAATTCCCAGCCACCTCCAGGAAACTGGCCGCGTCACCCATCTCCTCACCCGTGGCAGCTTCCAAATTATGCTTGGGGATGGATTCCACAATGGGCCGTGCCACCTTGCCCGTATCCGTCAACTTGGCTGACGTCTTCGCAAGGCCCCTCGGCTAAACAGCCGGGCATTCTCGGCCCTGCTCCCCAGCCTCCGCAGCAGATGTATGCTGCTGCCCCGTATCAGCAGATGTATGCCCCGTCTTATGCTCCCACGGTCATCGAATCAGCAATGCATACGATGACTATGAATCCTTCGGACcagaagtggtacatggacaccggtgcCACATCTCACGTGACATCCACGAATggtaatctctcgtcttattctaatttgagcaatcatcatcatggtattgttgttggtaatggtcatTCAATTCCAATTCACGGTTGTGGTCATACTCATTTGCCTCCCCCAAACCCTCCTTTATCGTTGAAAAATGTCCTCCACGCCCTAAAACTCATTAAAAACTTAATCTCTGTTAGAAAGTTCACTACTGATAACTCTGTGACTGTTAattttgatccatatgggttttctgtgaaggattttcagacggGGATGCCACTAATGAGATGTGAGAACCGGGGCGATCTATAtcccatcaccaccaccatcacaaACACAGCCAATTTCCATCAATCTTTGCTGCTTTGTCTTCTTctctttggcatgatcgtttgggtctCCCGGGAGCGTCAGTTTTGAATTCTCTTAGGatcaataaaagcattgaatgtaataattctagttgctctagtatttgtcgttcttgcgtGCTTGGAAAACATATTAAGTTGCCTTTTGTTTCGTCTAATTTGAACACTTGTATGCcttttgatattattcatagtgatttatgaaCTTCTTCTGTCTTAAGTTCCATGGGTCATCGATATTATGTTCTTTTATTTGATGATTTCTCGAAATATTTGTGGACTTTTCCCTTAGCTAGGAAATCTGATGTCTTTGCTAAGTTTTTAGAATTTCGGGCTCATGTCCGAACGCATTTTGAATGAGAAATAAAAAATGTCCAATGTCATAATGGGaaagaatatgaaaataatgatttttGGCGTCTTTGTGAGTcgaatgggatgtctttccgtctttcttGTCCTCATACGTCCTCACAAAATGGGAAGGCCGAAAGGAAGATTCGGTCTATCAATAATGTCGTGCGAACTCTTCTTGCCCACGCTTCTCTTCCGCCTtccttttggcatcatgcattgcaaatggcaaCTTACCTACTCAATATTTTACCTAGCAAGTTATTGAACCATAAATCTCCCCTCCATGCTCTATATCATAAGGAACCTATGTACTCTCACCTTCGGGTCTTTGGGTGTTTGTGCTACCCTCTTTTCCCGTCAACTACGATTCATAAGTTGCAGGCCCGGTCTACACCTTTTGTATTTTTGGGGTACCCATCAAACCATAGAGGCTACAAATGCTATGACTTATCATCAAATAAGATCATCCTTAGTCGTCATGTTGTTTTCGATGAGACTCGGTTTCCCTTTGCTAACTTTCCTACTCCTCAACCCCATACATACGATTTTTTGGATGAAGGGATCTCCCCTTATATTTTTCATCACCTCCAAAAATCGAGACCTGCCCCCTCCCCGCCCGCTGCCCAGCCGACCACTGCTCCTCCACTGCCTCCCGTCACCACTGTTGGTCCTACGGTGAGGCAGCCCCAGCTGGACCGACTTCCACCCCCAGCTAGCCCGACTGCCAGCCCCCGTCCCCTTGCTACTGTCCAGCCGCCTATCCCCACTCCCCGTTCCACCATGGTCACCCGCAGCCAACGAGGTATTGTCAAGCCTAAACGTCAGTTTAACTTACATACCACGGTTACGAAATCTCCTCTACCTCGTAACCCATTGGCCGCtcttcgtgacccgaattggaaaatggctatgagtgatgaatttgatgctcttgtTAGGAATAAAACGTGGGATTTGGccccccgtccacctaatgttaatgttattcgttctatgtggagtTTTACTCATAaggaaaagtctaatggtgattttgagaggcataaagcccgactTGTAGGTGATGGAAAAACTTAGCAGGTTGGCATTGACTGTGGTGAGACGTTCAGTCCGGTGGTGAAACTGGCAACTATCCGCACTATTCTTAGTCTTTCGTTGTCAAATCATTGGCCTATACATCAACTGGATGTTAAGAatgcttttcttcacggtgagctcaaggaaactgtgtatatgcatcaacctatGGGTTTTCGGGATAGCACACATCCTGATTATGTTTGCCTATTGCGTAAGTCTCTCTATGGGCTTAAGCAGGCTCCACGTGCTTGGTATAGACGATTTGCAGATTTTGTGTTTTCCCTTGGCTTCTCTAATAGCAGGTCTGATAATTATTTGTTCATCTACCATACGGGGACTGAAATGGCATACATTTTAcaatatgttgatgatattatactCACTGCATCCTAAGACGCTCTCCGTCGTTCCATCATGGATAGGCTTGGttccgaatttgctatgaaggatttaggtcctttgaattattttcttggcattgttgtgacccgtcacaagggggGGAGGTTCCTCTCTCAACGTAAGTATGCCGAGGAAATCATTGATCGCGCGGGTATGTCATCTTGCAAGCCCTCTCTCACTCCGGTTGACAAAAAACCGAAGGTCTGTGTTACTTTGGGTGCTCCTTATGAAGATCCCACTCATTATCGTAGTctcgcaggtgctcttcagtatctcacTTTCACGAGACCAGATATTTCATATGCTGTCCAACAGGTGTGCTTACATATGCATAATCAGAGGGACgatcatatgcatgctcttaagtGGATTGTGCGGTATGTTCAGGGCACTCTTGACCATGGGTTGCATCTCTACCCCTCATCGATCACCGACCTTGTCTCCTATACCGATGCAGACTGGGTGGCTGTCCGGACACTCGTCGTTCTACGTCGGGGTATTATGTATTTTTGGGTgacaacttgatttcttggtcgtcaAAGCGACAACCAACTTTTTCTCGGTCTAGCGCTAAAGCAGAGTATCGAGgtgtggctaatgttgtctctgagtcTTGCTGGATTCGCAATCTTTttattggaactacattgtccgattCGCAAGGCTACGTTggtatattgtgacaatgtgagtgtcATATATCTGTCCGGTAATCCGGTGCAACATCAACGCaccaaacatattgagatggacattcATTTTGTGCGTGAGAAGGTTGCGCGGGGACAAGTTCGAATCCTTCATGTCCCGTCCCGATATCAGATTgcagatattttcactaaaggtcttcctcGGGTCCTTTTTGAAGATTTTCgtgacagtctcagcgttcgtaaacctcccgtttcgactgcgggggtgtgatagattatgtaaatattttgtaatctcttattttaggttagaatattttgtaatattttatactctcctattttaggtaggatatttttgtatattaaccaattcaaggaatgaaaggaaacTACGGAAAGTAATTCTTTCAGTTTTTGAAAGacttctaaaatattaaagtatAAAAACGCATGTTAACGGAAGTTTATATATTAGATTTGttttaggaaaaaaaaatcaataattgaaAGCTCTTCTAATTTAACTTTTGAAATTAAGTCCCTGATGATCCAAATTGAtcttttcatatgttaaattaatttcatttgAGTTCTTTGAATTGAACTCATATTGGCTAAGTTATTTTTTACcaaaaatattttgcaaaataccGGATAATTAATATGTTATATAATTTAGGACAAAATAGTTAATTTTAACATGAAAAAAATTCTTACTcgtaaattatataaaatatattacccgattttttacaaaatattttaaTAGTAAAAAATATACTTTTTGCAATTGTCTAGTATTATTACTGTATCGAAATTCTATttctttaaatacaatgtttttcaaacatttttagaatatgtataaaaataatatagttcctcttttaatatagtaaGTTATTAGATAATTTTGTGTTAAAATTGTGTGCatgtaaaatttgattaattaactaCCATACTTCGGATTTCATTTTTCGATTGAAAACGGAAAGGCTATTAGTTACATTTTTGataaattttaaaagtatttaacaatgatatatTGAAAAAAAGTTTAATAATATTTTCACATAAAAAACTCAAATATCACTACAACAAATTCGATTATCAGGGACAAATAATTTCGTCACTTATAAGTCATATTTcgtcaccaaaaatcttgtgtgACGAAAAACATTTCGTCAATCATTCGTCCCGAAAAGCGGGTCGCTAAAAGTATACAAAGACAACTTAGTGTTTCGTCGCTAAATAAAGTTTATTAACTACGAAATCTTCCTTTCGTCCCCAAATGCATAGTATTTGTGACTAACATATTTGTCATAAAAAGGATAGATTATCGTAGTTGATAGTGTGTTTTTGTCACTAAAGAGACTATTAATACCGACGAAACTACCTTGTCACTAACTATTTAGTTTGTTCAGTGACGATATCAATTGTCTCAAAAGTTATATGTATTTTGTAGCTGAAATAATGTAATTTCGTTAGTAAAGACTACCTTTTATATACAAAAAAATGTTTCGTCCCTAAACGTATAGGGATTAGTGACAAATTTGTTGTTATAAACAAAGTTTACAATTTTGTAGTTGAATCTATCATCTCGTCTCTAATAGTATTGCTTTTGCTGACAAAAAACAAAATTGTCACTATAAATTGTCATGATTAGTGACAATTAcaattgtcataacatacaacaTTAATTCGTACCCAACAAGGAGGAGGATACTGGGACAAATCTATTTTTGTCGCTAAATGTAGTCAACTTATGACGAAATAATTTGTTTCGTGACGAAAATATATTTGTCTAGAAAAATTTAGTTTAGTCGTCGCCAAAAATTAATCCTTTAATGACAAAATATTTGTCACTAATTATAGACATTCAATGACGTTTAATTATTTTGTAggtaatactttttaaaattagaattctataaattgaaaataaaataataaaacatgCCAGATAATGATACAATTCACCCATGATCATATAATTAACAACTAAAATTGTACTGAGATCATATCTTATTACAAACTcctaaataaaagtaaaatatgtcTACTAACAAGAAAATCCAACTGAAATATACTAAATATTACTCCTAAACTAAGATAGACAATGCAATTTCTTCCAAAGTACCAATCCAACTGAAATATACGAAATATTACTCCTAAACTAAGACAGATAGTGCAGGTTTCTTCCAAAATACTAATAATGTGGTGACACTTAGCTTGCAATCAGTCTTGATTCAATTCCCACATTTAATACCTGTggaaaagagagaagaaaaataaGATTAGATTTAAAGTGTAGAAGTTGAAGAATTCAAAGCTCAATGGTTATGAGCGCACAATCCAAAGCTAAATTGAGTTCATCAAAATGGTTTATCAATTTGGAACATCATCAATACATAAGCAACATTATGGGTATGAAAACATTGAACAACTCTGTTGCTTTCATTAGAAGAATAAATAGTATTGGAGTAGAAGGTacaaaacaatttttggaacatgaAAGCTGCTATTAGTATTGCTTTTCCCAAATGTGATACTACATTGTCTCGGTTCAAGCTTTGTAGATTCGTGGTTTTTGAGACCTGTTCTTAACACTAAACAGGTTATGTGGAGTAAGAATAGTAATATTCTTAACAGTAgtgattgtttttttttcttttgtttgagtTGTACAGATTTACTTGGTAAATAATACAATGTTAGTTACCCGAAAAAAAAAACTACGAGTTTGCAGAAGCTTAACTGGAACATATAAACTAATTACTGCAAATCTGCAATCATGAAAACAATCAACTATTCCTAACTTCAAGTCTAGTTTAGTATATGAAAGAGGACCACCAATTAATGAGTATTATCCTGGATAAATAAATATCTCAAAGACTGCTGCAACAACAACAATTCTAATATCTTCTCCTAATAGCAGTAACTCTTTTTATGTTTCAAGTGTCGAGCTAGATTTATGAGGAGTACTACTCTTTCCTTCATGTTTATTCCAGTTTTGATGAGTACAGTTGTATAAGAGGCATATAtaataaaagaacaaaaatagaaCTTATCATGTAAAGTTGTGTTACTTCTAACCTTGATGGCGATGAGCTAGCAAAATGTTGCATTTTTTTAAACATTTCCTCTTGGCGTGCTGCTAAAGTAACCAATTGAGAATTTAATGCTTGTATCTGGGCCTGCTGAGTTTCTATCCGGGAATGATGGTTTTCTATCTTGGACTGCTGGGTTTCTACCACAACTTCAGCTGCATTTAATCGTTTCTGTAAATCATGTTGGGCACTAGCAGCTTCCTCTTTCGTCTTTCTAAGGGAGTCTTCTAACTCTGCTGTTCTTCTTTGTGTGGCTCTGGTAGTATCAGGTTTCGGACCATAACCGAGACCTTTTATGTACCCCGATTTTGTACCAAGTACAGTATCCATAATTTGATCAATAGTCATGCAAGGCTCTCCTGGCTCTCCCGAAgtatatatatctttcaaatCTTTCATGGTGTACTGCATAAGAATAGTAATattatttaaattaattataaatctAGCAGTAAATACAACTATATTGCAGTGAAAATCACGCTACCAAATAGCagcacaacacacaaattttttCAGCGAACACAACATCTAGATTGGAAATCAGTTTTCTGGGAAGACTATAACAAAATCAATATTCCTTGGTAAAATGGAATTCACCAAACTCGCTCGGGAATTGACTTGAGTAGTTTTTTCTGTTGTAAAGTAGAATTTTCATTATTTTAAAGTTCAATCACAAGAAATTTTTATTATGAATTATTCAAGGCTAATCTCGATttctaagacaaaaagaaggaAGACACAACTTCTGAAGAATATTTACCCGGACAAATGCAATGGATATGgtattaaaataataattttcttaCATAGTTTGTCTCAGCCTCTAGAGATGACCATCCTTTTTCAGTCGAGTAATGAGTACTCTTGTAGAACTCGATTCTATCAGGCTCTACTCCATTTTCAgcctataaaataaaatattaatatgAAGTAGAACTAAAATATTGTTagtaaaaaagaacaaaaatggtaTAACTTACAAGTTCAACACGAGCCGGTACAAACGCTTTTGACCCCATGAAATGATTAGTTTTAAGCTTACTTCGATTGGCCCTGTTTATGTCGCATCGTTTCTACAAAGAACATATAAATATATGTAGCTTAATCAACAAGGATAATAACATGAATATAAATTACCTTATGCTCTGGATCAGCCCACATGTCACAAAGCTTATTCCAATTTTCT carries:
- the LOC132636498 gene encoding uncharacterized protein LOC132636498 isoform X2, whose protein sequence is MAPGGRIFKQTTLTGKTIQATQSPDESNNLTPVVNTDDSPRIRNGHGKTRGKVLERMRKTMGSKMKIEIPVGKGRPTKPTQSAKLSNELGIIARNFLSLPNKWKELTREDKDAALIRCHFVIDLDEHYVKDSCEDILKNRSRQWRYKLKWLFESARSEEEARKIEVPELTRENWNKLCDMWADPEHKKRCDINRANRSKLKTNHFMGSKAFVPARVELAENGVEPDRIEFYKSTHYSTEKGWSSLEAETNYYTMKDLKDIYTSGEPGEPCMTIDQIMDTVLGTKSGYIKGLGYGPKPDTTRATQRRTAELEDSLRKTKEEAASAQHDLQKRLNAAEVVVETQQSKIENHHSRIETQQAQIQALNSQLVTLAARQEEMFKKMQHFASSSPSRY
- the LOC132636498 gene encoding uncharacterized protein LOC132636498 isoform X1; protein product: MAPGGRIFKQTTLTGKTIQATQSPDESNNLTPVVNTDDSPRIRNGHGKTRGKVLERMRKTMGSKMKIEIPVGKGRPTKPTQSAKLSNELGIIARNFLSLPNKWKELTREDKDAALIRCHEKFVIDLDEHYVKDSCEDILKNRSRQWRYKLKWLFESARSEEEARKIEVPELTRENWNKLCDMWADPEHKKRCDINRANRSKLKTNHFMGSKAFVPARVELAENGVEPDRIEFYKSTHYSTEKGWSSLEAETNYYTMKDLKDIYTSGEPGEPCMTIDQIMDTVLGTKSGYIKGLGYGPKPDTTRATQRRTAELEDSLRKTKEEAASAQHDLQKRLNAAEVVVETQQSKIENHHSRIETQQAQIQALNSQLVTLAARQEEMFKKMQHFASSSPSRY